A window from Malassezia japonica chromosome 1, complete sequence encodes these proteins:
- the CHS3_1 gene encoding chitin synthase (CAZy:GT2_Chitin_synth; EggNog:ENOG503NTYK; COG:M; TransMembrane:6 (o259-280i292-313o544-567i1098-1119o1139-1157i1164-1188o)), whose amino-acid sequence MSSNPETKPQGAVQPQGEGAPIINYPSETRPQGATTLQKQPSVSFQVPPRNFAPRNAQSLESMKTANSGGDEAQASGANLHRAGSANFGGRDPETGLSHSASFRRKKSLVRPERERMDPSHRQWFYRNHAAQMDMQHGRSNVGYMPSSTGHMPHHGAAPHSTAMSAITGPGGGVSGYGVTGPYAPSPQTAARNPQLRRGKSILGREEDKVESGIHFLRRGVSMRRTAPGNPDLAKTPHEGAAKEAGFFDNIAPGPVGPWMIYCWLLTICIPGACLKMVGIKTPEQQRAWREKMGLVGIICVCMGFVGYITFGFTQTVCGTDQRYSLYSMQNDKDKTGMMNLYGKSYDMNDFTHTPVPQFPDLKQPVWTDRYDISRSYVNLLFPVTGESCEGIMQPVRNSNPPRYFQCMVIHSNSSGDSPGFNDDAACHSMSVTRSLLNNKVPHAPMLGNVFVPWQNISDPKQNLMIWRGSVIDLSMLKYLDPTVNAPELFNYMKNRNDTWAGKDVTAMGMRGKYTKELDCLAQVARVAYIDAASTGCIASQVELVLSMIFIVGAVGIKFLMALYFAWCISWRLGNYDNESYAERMRRVAAIENWTDDIYRPAPAGYRPNVKKSILPTTSRFTATNYPKQPQKQSALEKKIAAARRNVQGPYMSPPQSPMLTGGRSSASLGQSASFTMPSSQSGRSSFSNNGDSPWGPCPFPLDNVVPQPPADFRPFNFPLAQTICLVTAYSESFEGLRTTLDSLATTNYPNSHKLLLVIADGIVKGAESDISTPDICLSMMKELIVPAEDVEGNSYVAIADGAKRHNMAKVYAGFYDYDDQTVERSKQQRVPMILIAKCGTLMEMDSAKPGNRGKRDSQVLLMAFMQKVLFDERMTQFEYEFFNAIWRVTGVTPEQYEIVLMVDADTKVFPDSLTRMTACMVEDPEIMGLCGETKIANKAQTWVTMIQVFEYYISHHQTKGFEACFGGVTCLPGCFSAYRLKSPKGPRGFYVPILANPDIVEHYSENVVDTLHKKNLLLLGEDRYLTTLMLKTFPKRKMMFIPSAVCKTVVPDTFKVLRSQRRRWINSTVHNLFELIQVRDLCGTFCFSMRFVVFMDLVGTLVLPAAIAFTFYVVASAIKVSITNQGKREEEKEEFPTIPLVLLGLILGLPGVLIVVTSRRFMYVLWMLVYLISLPIWNLVLPAYAYWHMDDFSWGATRVVQGEKKGDSHGDAEGQFDASSIVMKRWAEYERDRRFRGGTESRDTYDMTSPENGMMRFSSMSSDAPSNGLEQLPRANLGGAGEEARYPARQRLDSVPLLELPAPLGPDANGRPRQGSGTMSPTSGPLSPTSGAMSALRPGAASPPHLQPSSSFGGAPRPPFGAPPTDSSMQARQHLFGAGAAPMRPPAASGYASPPPRPAAPSGYTNIRPPPPGAYSARPGSGSATPPPRPPPGASYTPPPRPGGPPANSSPTMRPVGAPARPGAPPPAMRPTIPNPVRPGTPPSMRPTIPPSVRPGTPPSMRPVESTANLPSSVQRVSLVDDGPVADSGGIRQVVRGSRRQSLQPGSLQLPPFDASFGGSPFDSSKK is encoded by the coding sequence ATGAGCTCCAATCCCGAGACGAAACCTCAGGGGGCTGTGCAGCCCCAGGGCGAGGGTGCTCCTATTATCAACTATCCTTCTGAGACCAGGCCGCAGGGTGCAACGACACTGCAAAAACAGCCCTCGGTCTCCTTTCaggtgccgccgcgcaacTTTGCTCCGCGTAACGCACAGTCGCTCGAGTCCATGAAGACCGCCAACTCGGGCGGAGACGAGGCCCAAGCATCGGGTGCCAATCTTCATCGCGCGGGCAGCGCTAACTTTGGCGGCCGCGATCCCGAGACGGGCCTGTCGCACTCGGCGAGTTTCCGCCGGAAAAagtcgctcgtgcgcccTGAGCGTGAGCGTATGGACCCTTCGCATCGCCAGTGGTTCTACCGCAACCATGCCGCGCAGATGGACATGCAGCATGGCCGCTCCAATGTCGGCTACATGCCGTCCTCGACCGGACACATGCCGCAccatggcgctgcgcctcacAGCACGGCCATGTCGGCCATCACCGGTCCGGGTGGCGGTGTAAGTGGCTACGGTGTGACCGGCCCTTACGCTCCTTCGCCGCAGACGGCTGCTCGCAACCCTCAGCTGCGCCGTGGCAAGTCGatcctcggccgcgaggagGACAAGGTCGAAAGTGGTATCCACTTCTTGCGCCGCGGTGTGAGtatgcgccgcacggcgcccgGCAACCCCGATCTCGCCAAGACGCCACACGAGGGCGCGGCGAAGGAGGCCGGCTTCTTTGACAACATCGCGCCGGGTCCCGTTGGCCCTTGGATGATCTACTGTTGGCTGCTTACGATCTGTATCCCTGGCGCATGTCTCAAGATGGTTGGTATCAAGACgcccgagcagcagcgtgcgtggcgTGAAAAGATGGGTCTGGTCGGTATTATCTGTGTCTGCATGGGCTTTGTTGGTTACATCACCTTTGGTTTCACTCAGACGGTTTGTGGTACGGACCAGCGCTACAGTCTGTACTCCATGCAAAACGACAAGGACAAGACTGGTATGATGAACCTCTACGGCAAGTCCTACGACATGAACGACTTTACTCACACGCCCGTCCCTCAATTCCCTGATCTGAAGCAGCCTGTCTGGACCGACCGGTATGATATCAGTCGTTCGTACGTTAACCTGCTTTTCCCGGTTACCGGCGAGTCATGTGAAGGCATTATGCAGCCGGTCAGGAACTCGAACCCTCCCCGCTATTTCCAGTGCATGGTAATCCACTCCAACTCGTCGGGTGACTCGCCCGGATTCAACGACGATGCTGCTTGCCACAGCATGTCCGTCACCAGGAGTCTGCTGAACAACAAGGTACCGCATGCTCCCATGTTGGGCAATGTCTTTGTTCCTTGGCAAAACATTTCCGACCCGAAGCAAAACCTCATGATCTGGCGTGGAAGTGTGATTGATCTAAGTATGCTCAAGTACCTGGACCCGACGGTGAACGCTCCTGAGCTGTTCAACTACATGAAGAATCGCAATGATACATGGGCGGGCAAGGACGTGACGGCCATGGGTATGCGTGGAAAGTACACCAAGGAATTGGACTGTCTCGCTCAGGTCGCTCGTGTGGCCTACATCGATGCTGCATCTACCGGTTGTATTGCGTCGCAGGTCGAACTGGTCCTGTCGATGATTTTCATTGTCGGTGCTGTCGGTATCAAGTTCTTGATGGCCTTGTACTTTGCCTGGTGCATTTCGTGGCGTCTCGGCAACTACGACAACGAGTCGTACGCGGAGCGCATGCGGCGTGTGGCTGCAATTGAAAACTGGACCGATGATATCTATCGCCCGGCCCCGGCTGGCTACCGTCCGAACGTGAAGAAGTCGATTCTTCCGACCACCAGTCGTTTCACGGCGACCAACTACCCCAAGCAGCCGCAAAAGCAGTCCGCACTCGAAAAGAAGAttgccgctgcgcgccgcaatgTTCAGGGCCCGTACATGTCGCCGCCGCAGTCGCCGATGCTCACGGGCggccgcagctcggcgtcgctTGGCCAGTCGGCCTCGTTCACGATGCCCTCTTCGCAGTCCGGCCGCTCGTCGTTCTCGAACAATGGCGACTCGCCCTGGGGCCCTTGTCCGTTCCCGCTCGACAATGTGGTGCCTCAGCCGCCTGCTGACTTCCGTCCGTTCAACTTCCCACTAGCGCAAACGATCTGTCTGGTTACGGCCTACTCGGAGTCCTTCGAGGGTCTGCGTACGACGCTGGACAGTCTTGCGACGACGAACTACCCCAACAGCCACAAGCTGCTCCTGGTCATTGCGGATGGTATTGTCAAGGGTGCCGAGTCGGATATCTCGACGCCCGATATCTGTTTGTCGATGATGAAGGAGCTGATTGTGCCTGCGGAAGACGTCGAGGGTAACTCGTACGTGGCCATTGCCGATGGTGCGAAGCGCCACAACATGGCCAAGGTCTATGCCGGTTTCTACGACTACGACGACCAGACAGTTGAGCGTTCGAAGCAGCAGCGTGTGCCGATGATCCTGATCGCCAAGTGTGGTACGCTGATGGAAATGGACAGCGCCAAGCCCGGTAACCGTGGTAAGCGTGACTCGCAAGTGCTGCTCATGGCCTTTATGCAAAAGGTGCTCTTTGACGAGCGTATGACGCAATTCGAGTACGAGTTCTTCAATGCGATCTGGCGTGTGACGGGTGTTACGCCCGAGCAATACGAGATTGTGCTGATGGTGGACGCCGATACAAAGGTCTTCCCCGACTCGCTGACGCGTATGACGGCCTGCATGGTGGAGGATCCCGAGATCATGGGTCTCTGTGGTGAGACCAAGATTGCCAACAAGGCCCAGACGTGGGTGACCATGATCCAGGTGTTCGAGTACTACATCTCGCACCACCAGACCAAGGGTTTCGAGGCTTGCTTCGGTGGTGTGACGTGTCTGCCGGGCTGTTTCAGTGCCTACCGTCTCAAGTCGCCCAAGGGCCCTCGTGGCTTCTATGTTCCGATTTTAGCCAACCCCGACATTGTCGAGCACTACTCCGAGAATGTTGTCGACACGCTTCACAAGAAGAACCTGCTGTTGCTTGGTGAGGACCGTTACCTCACGACGCTCATGCTCAAAACGTTCCCGAAGCGCAAGATGATGTTCATTCCCTCGGCTGTGTGTAAGACGGTGGTGCCCGACACGTTCAAGGTGCTGCGTTCGCAGCGTCGTCGCTGGATCAACTCGACGGTGCACAACCTGTTTGAGCTGATCCAGGTGCGTGATCTGTGTGGTACTTTCTGTTTCTCGATGCGCTTTGTCGTGTTTATGGACCTGGTCGGTACGCTGGTATTGCCTGCCGCCATTGCCTTTACGTTCTATGTCGTTGCGTCGGCCATCAAGGTCAGTATTACCAACCAGGGCAAGCGGGAGGAGGAAAAAGAAGAGTTCCCGACCATTCCCCTTGTTCTTCTGGGTCTCATTCTGGGTCTGCCCGGTGTGCTGATTGTCGTGACCAGTCGCCGCTTCATGTATGTGCTGTGGATGCTTGTCTACCTGATTTCGCTTCCGATTTGGAACTTGGTCCTCCCTGCCTACGCCTACTGGCACATGGACGACTTCTCGTGGGGTGCGACGCGTGTCGTGCAAGGCGAGAAGAAGGGCGATAGccacggcgacgccgagggcCAGTTCGATGCCTCGTCGATTGTCATGAAGCGCTGGGCCGAgtacgagcgcgaccgccgctTCCGTGGCGGCACCGAGTCTCGCGACACGTACGACATGACGTCTCCTGAGAATGGTATGATGCGCTTCTCGTCGATGTCGTCTGACGCGCCGTCGAACggtctcgagcagctcccTCGTGCGAACCTCGGTGGCGcgggcgaggaggcgcgcTACCCTGCGCGCCAACGTCTCGATTCGgtgccgctgctcgagcttcctgcgccgctcggccccGATGCAAATGGACGCCCTCGCCAGGGCTCGGGCACCATGTCGCCAACGAGTGGCCCGCTGTCGCCTACGAGCGGTGCCATGTCGGCCCTGCGTCCTggcgcggcctcgccgccgcactTGCagccgtcgagctcgttTGGCGGTGCCCCCCGTCCTCCGTTTGGCGCCCCGCCCACCGATTCTTCGATGCAGGCGCGTCAGCACCTCTTCGGTGCTGGTGCGGCTCCGATGCGTCCTCCTGCGGCCAGCGGCTACGCGTCTCCCCCGCCCCGCCCTGCGGCTCCCTCTGGATACACGAACATTCGCCccccgccgcccggcgcctaTAGCGCGCGTCCTGGCTCGGGCAGTGCGACGCCCcccccgcgcccgccgcccgGTGCCAGCTACACGCCCCCCCCGCGCCCTGGTGGACCGCCAGCGAACTCCAGCCCGACGATGCGCCCTGTTGGTGCACCCGCGCgtcctggagcgccgccgcccgcgatGCGCCCTACGATCCCCAACCCTGTGCGtcccggcacgccgccgtcgatGCGCCCTACAATCCCTCCCTCTGTGCGCCCCGGCACTCCTCCGTCGATGCGCCCAGTGGAGAGCACTGCAAAcctgccgagcagcgtgcagcgcgtgaGCCTTGTGGACGATGGTCCTGTTGCCGACTCGGGTGGTATCCGCCAAGTTGTGCGTGGCTCGCGGCGCCAATCTCTGCAGCCAGGAAGCCTGCAGCTTCCTCCCTTCGATGCTTCGTTCGGCGGAAGCCCCTTTGACTCGAGCAAGAAGTAA
- a CDS encoding uncharacterized protein (EggNog:ENOG503P6D4): protein MATQAAGRERATTLTATKPESLLPALASKLAAWTAEQPPHILLFSLSKHLPRAVLSEAVDMLHHRDVRAHARVGFLSSSLPASVAYDDAAGMEHLHAISLASIPETRGVAFRSTIPGAARVSVGRWPNQKETWNKGTEMRSDRLDQSGGRDWRGLWGKENVDLRLPDQLNELDPSSVRALLFATDAQAHGLLEGLDAHFSQANLLGMSATLTPFETGREHTLFYDAPLHARTIHDSGAVGVALCGTASSSIERIFEQLQPIGPRLEVTGARGNIISTLDNYNAAQQFLRLILNKNPAPSDASTMEATQVRELSSAVRKEDQFYVGLFEKNAEQADATPALVAQIISGHPMRGTLSVATEAELGLPPDAPDSSKVQRWAQFYRPSPTPLRAITAPAGSVRYVFLATPNDSSIPVSLDPSAKVAVAHGQGALELPDVFLAASEHGWLARQGGGTTYACSAPYARASLCDV from the exons ATGGCTACgcaggccgccggccgcgagcgtgccacGACACTCACTGCGACAAAACCCGAGTCTCTACTTCCGGCGCTTGCGAGCAAGCTCGCGGCGTGGACCGCCGAGCAACCGCCCCACATTCTGCTCTTTTCCCTGAGCAAGCACCTGCCCCGTGCGGTTCTGTCCGAGGCCGTGGACATGCTGCACcaccgcgacgtgcggGCGCATGCACGTGTAGGCTTCCTGTCTTCGTCGCTCCCTGCCTCGGTTGCGTacgacgatgcggcgggCATGGAGCACCTGCATGCCATTTCGCTTGCGTCGATTCCCGAGACGCGTGGTGTGGCGTTCCGGTCGACGATtcccggcgcggcgcgggtCTCGGTTGGCCGCTGGCCGAACCAAAAAGAGACATGGAACAAAGGGACCGAAATGCGCTCGgaccgcctcgaccagAGCGGTGGGCGTGACTGGCGCGGCCTCTGGGGCAAGGAGAATgtcgacctgcgcctccCGGATCAGCTGAACGAGCTCGA TCCATCCAGTGTACGTGCGCTCCTTTTTGCGACCGACGCCCAAGCGCACGGCCTTCTCGAGGGTCTCGACGCGCACTTTTCGCAGGCCAATCTCTTGGGCATGAGCGCGACGTTGACGCCGTTCGAGACGGGGCGTGAGCATACCCTCTTTtacgacgcgccgctgcacgcgcgTACGATTCACGACTCGGGGGCCGTCGGCGTTGCACTCTGCGGCAcggcgtcctcgtcgatcgagcgcatctttgagcagctgcagccCATCGGTCCTCGCCTTGAAGTGACTGG cgcgcgcggcaacATTAtctcgacgctcgacaaTTACAATGCAGCGCAGCAGTTCCTGCGCCTGATTCTCAACAAGAatccggcgccgagcgacgcgagtACAATGGAGGCTACGCAAGTCCGTGAGCTCTCGAGTGCCGTACGCAAAGAAGATCAATTCTATGTCGGACTTTTCGAAAAGAATGCGGAGCAGGCGGATGCA ACCcccgcgctcgtcgcccagATCATCTCGGGACACCCtatgcgcggcacgctcagtgtcgcgaccgaggccgagctcggcctccCCCCCGATGCGCCCGACAGCAGCAAGGTGCAGCGGTGGGCACAGTTCTATCGTCCCTCCCCCACGCCACTGCGTGCGATTACGGCGCCTGCTGGCTCTGTGCGGTATGTGTTCCTCGCAACTCCGAACGATTCAAGCATCCCTGTATCGCTCGATCCCTCTGCAAAAGtcgccgtggcgcacggccaagGTGCGTTGGAGCTCCCTGATGTGTTCCTTGCTGCGAGTGAGCACGGCTGGCTggcgcgccaaggcggcggAACGACGTATGCATGCAGCGCCCCCTACGCGCGTGCATCGCTGTGTGACGTATAA
- a CDS encoding uncharacterized protein (COG:S; EggNog:ENOG503Q4SI) encodes MQVKLHEYTMPGVRVPASFYRGGTSKGLLLRAADLAPYAPTTRDAIVCTAMGSPDPDGRQIDGLGGGASSLSKVALVSKPGQGLYTRLLAKLGGKWKLPGVAWADDVRRAHDPEDGWDVVYRFGQVPIRGTEVDWKSTCGNLLAAVGLYAMQNKLLDNAAIQRAAEERGATDAFPMPIRILMASTGKRATVSVPMRRNARSKGTWELSTDEDTSVAGVPGKAPGIQVAVPLDATFLPTGNVCDSITVGDKPVRVSIIDAGLPTVFVHAADLDVSEAQLVKTAAELDTDTLLHAKIEAVRQAAAQCTPALQQALCSSAPKVVLVHPRTTCTTSGGDAVRAEDMDLLVRPVSVGQFHRSIMATGLSALSVGAAYPESIIGEALAQGGAAASPCASTKKAVSNDAQRAITVGQPAGTSTATVELKNGTPTSIVYDRTARRIIEGNLDIPPRVAQRWAREYAALFEQHKSK; translated from the coding sequence ATGCAGGTGAAGCTGCACGAATATACGATGCCGGGTGTGCGCGTACCTGCGTCGTTCTATCGCGGAGGGACGTCCAAGGGTCTCTTGCTGCGCGCAGCCGACCTCGCACCGTACgcaccgacgacgcgcgaTGCGATCGTGTGCACCGCGATGGGCTCGCCCGACCCGGACGGGCGCCAGATCGACGGCCTAGGTGgaggcgcctcgtcgctgtccaaggtcgcgctcgtctcCAAGCCGGGGCAGGGGCTCTATACGCGCCTGCTGGCCAAGCTGGGCGGGAAATGGAAGCTCCCAGGCGTCGCGTGGGCGGACGATGTACGGCGGGCGCACGATCCAGAGGACGGTTGGGATGTCGTGTACCGCTTTGGCCAGGTCCCGATTCGGGGGACCGAGGTCGACTGGAAGAGTACGTGCGGCAACCTGCTCGCCGCAGTCGGCCTCTATGCGATGCAGAACAAGCTTTTAGACAATGCGGCGATccagcgcgctgcagagGAGCGGGGGGCGACCGACGCGTTTCCCATGCCGATCCGCATCCTCATGGCCAGCACGGGGAAGCGCGCGACAGTGAGCGTGCCAATGCGCAGGAATGCACGATCCAAGGGCACTTGGGAACTGTCAACGGATGAGGACACATCGGTTgcgggcgtgccgggcaAGGCGCCGGGCATCCAAgtcgccgtgccgctcgatgCTACGTTCCTTCCGACCGGCAACGTATGCGACTCGATCACGGTCGGCGACAAGCcggtgcgcgtctcgaTCATTGATGCGGGACTCCCGACAGTGTTtgtgcacgccgccgacctcgacgtGAGCGAGGCACAGCTCGTCAAGACGGCCGCCGAACTCGACACCGACACGCTCCTCCATGCCAAGATCGAGGCAGTGCGCCAGGCCGCGGCTCAGTGCACACCTGCActccagcaggcgctctGCTCATCGGCGCCCAAGGTCGTGCTTGTGCATCCCcgcacgacgtgcaccacgtcgggcggcgacgcggtgcgcgccgaggataTGGACCTGCTCGTCCGCCCTGTCTCGGTCGGCCAGTTCCACCGCTCGATCATGGCGACCGGCTTGTCGGCCTTGTCGGTGGGCGCGGCGTACCCCGAGTCGATCATCGGCGAGGCACTTGCGCAGGGCGGTGCCGCTGCCTCGCCGTGTGCTTCGACGAAAAAGGCCGTGTCGAACGACGCACAACGTGCCATCACAGTCGGGCAGCCGGCAGGCACGTCCACTGCGACAGTCGAGCTGAAAaacggcacgccgacgtcgatCGTGTACGACCGCACGGCACGGCGCATCATCGAGGGGAACCTCGACATTCCCCCGCGTGTTGCTCAGCGCTGGGCGCGTGAGTACGCGGCGCTATTTGAGCAGCACAAAAGCAAGTAG
- a CDS encoding uncharacterized protein (COG:G; EggNog:ENOG503NVGX), translating into MASEKKRVLIPGGAGYIGSHVALTVLNTHKFKVTIFDNFHNSKKEAVRRVEQLAREALPADASEQDKKDCEIELIEGDLRDAAALDKVFAEHTGAEKIYAVILIGALKAVGESGEIPIDYYNVNVAGTLNLMSAMDKYDCKRLVYSSSATVYGAPETIPIPESTPMNPHSPYGHTKQVCEMIIRDVCKAHPEWRAITLRYFNPAGAHPSGYIGEDPRGKPGNLLPLLAQMAVGKYREGGLKVFGNDYPTPDGTCVRDYIHILDLAEGHLNAMVALDDDSKFVNVDEDGKYRAFNLGKGVGMSVLNMVEAMRKVTGYEFPFTIVGRRAGDVPDLTADPTLAEKELGFKASRSLDDMSRDLWNWQKKNPNGYDS; encoded by the exons ATGGCTTCGGAGAAGAAACGCGTGCTGATTCCCGGTGGTGCTGGGTACATTGGCAGCCATGTTGCGCTGACTGTGCTGAACACGCACAAGTTCAAGGTTACGA TCTTTGACAACTTCCACAACTCCAAGAAGGAAGCGGTGCGTCGCgtggagcagctcgcgcgtgaGGCGCTCCCTGCGGATGCCAGCGAGCAGGACAAGAAGGACTGCGAGATTGAGCTGATTGAGGGTGACCTGCGcgatgccgcggcgctcgacaaggtctttgccgagcacaccggcgccgagaaGATCTACGCGGTGATCCTCATCGGCGCGCTCAAGGCGGTGGGCGAGTCGGGCGAAATTCCGATCGACTACTACAACGTGAATGTCGCGGGTACGCTCAACCTCATGTCGGCGATGGACAAGTACGACTGCAAGCGTCTTGTCtactcctcgtcggcgaccgtgtacggcgcgccggagACGATTCCCATCCCGGAGTCGACGCCGATGAACCCCCACAGCCCCTACGGCCACACGAAGCAGGTGTGCGAGATGATCATCCGTGATGTGTGCAAGGCGCACCCCGAGTGGCGCGCCATTACGCTGCGCTACTTCAA CCCTGCTGGCGCGCACCCTTCGGGCTACATTGGCGAGGACCCCCGCGGAAAGCCGGGCAACCTCCTGCccctgctcgcgcagatGGCCGTCGGCAAGTACCGCGAGGGCGGTCTCAAGGTGTTTGGTAACGACTACCCCACCCCCGACGGCACCTGTGTGCGTGACTACATCCACAttctcgacctcgccgagggccACCTCAACGCGATGGtcgcgctggacgacgacTCGAAGTTTGTgaacgtcgacgaggacggcaAGTACCGCGCCTTCAACCTCGGTAAGGGTGTCGGTATGAGCGTGCTCAACATGGTCGAGGCCATGCGCAAGGTGACCGGCTACGAGTTCCCGTTCACgatcgtcggccgccgcgcgggcgacgtgcccgACCTCACGGCAGACcccacgctcgccgagaagGAGCTCGGCTTCaaggcctcgcgctcgctcgacgacaTG TCGCGCGACCTCTGGAACTGGCAGAAGAAGAACCCCAACGGTTACGACTCGTAG
- a CDS encoding uncharacterized protein (EggNog:ENOG503PKZG), translated as MRSRTNLAMTAHGVDSTARPANVRRKSTDERFSRALSSTSRSKSQVQIEGTARKPQRKTSGKSEARTEHPGDVSESNWTSASPASSVDDEDDAGDEHEAPAPVQRTDKATTMRPPQAAAQPPTPHKAEAPPPAETPRRRGTPSHAKVSTGARPSEPGPLSPKTTAPSHADSPASVRSHASVRSSRSMIFGRNGLQPSAPVHPVLDTHRVTSQPHGTATDAGTAPSQAPSRFYLEENDETRMPSSQPYMRSLGSTSNLTLEEMSREQADTPNFSRSRVDSMTSLNSLTGATSGMRRTNSTQSLNEAQLHKSTSSREQLAHLLHRTPVRRDSALRSVTGDHSGPVRVGASGSSSKLVANTFAHMLQVGPVERPAKPIVSKFAGYQQQFDPAASAQHLPVVASQREEVPGRVVSVDVPVPSVFSAGFVERIKARMEHRPLRETHDDMAHSPPQYRYLLDYGLSGPSIDKAALSHVELTPRLESGLPLGDIPDSPVRLRSGRPSVPRRADSHDTAKLVVPDSVTTLAPNMIPFHFIHALTSAMENALALDHAEVPAMASLLPGVAEKDEGLLPASPPSSGSEVEASSDEEEHVHYIDNQSMRAIAYTAQAVSIQRIHTVTRRFSDPYREAFSRVVHASGYMPYLRAQEQAQAPSPMRRASQAAPMRLTPSGSLWNLSAYVGTGERGSIDAQHPTSRPGLARSNTALAALGNLAQQSNSPRRAPART; from the exons ATGCG ATCGCGCACGAACCTGGCCATGACTGCACACGGCGTGGATAGCACCGCACGGCCAGCGAATGTGCGGCGCAAGAGCACAGATGAGCGCTTTTCGCGTGCACTGAGTTCTACGTCGCGGTCCAAGTCACAGGTGCAGATCGAGGGCACGGCCCGCAagccgcagcgcaagaCCTCGGGCAAGTCGGAGGCGCGTACCGAGCATCCCGGCGATGTGTCCGAGAGCAActggacgagcgcgagcccTGCAAGCTCGGTTGACGACGAAGATGACGCCGGAgacgagcacgaggcgcccgcgccggtgcagcgcactgATAAAGCGACCAcgatgcggccgccgcaagctGCAGCACAGCCGCCTACGCCCcacaaggccgaggcgccacCCCCTGCCGAGACGCCGAGACGGCGGGGTACTCCATCGCACGCCAAGGTGAGTACcggcgcacgtccatcGGAGCCGGGCCCCTTGTCTCCCAAGACGACGGCCCCTTCCCACGCCGACTCGCCCGCATCCGTGCGCTCGCATGCCTCGGTGCGGAGCAGCCGCTCGATGATCTTTGGGCGGAATGGGCTGCAGCCCAGTGCGCCGGTCCATCccgtgctcgacacgcaccgCGTGACGAGCCAGCCGCACGGTAcggcgaccgacgcgggcactgcgccgtcgcaggcgccgtcgcgcttctACCTGGAGGAGAacgacgagacgcgcatgccgagctcgcAGCCGTACATGCGCTCGCTTGGCAGCACATCAAACCTGACGCTCGAGGAAATGAGCCGCGAACAGGCGGACACGCCCAACTTTTCGCGCAGCCGCGTCGACTCGATGACGAGTCTGAACAGCCTgaccggcgcgacgtccggcatgcgccgcaccaACAGCACGCAGTCGCtgaacgaggcgcagctgcacaaAAGCACAAgctcgcgcgagcagcttgcgcacctTTTGCACCGCACGCCCGTCCGGCGCGACAGTGCACTGCGCTCGGTTACCGGCGACCATTCCGGcccggtgcgcgtcggAGCGAGCGGATCGAGCAGCAAGCTCGTGGCGAATACCTTTGCGCATATGCTGCAGGTCGGCCCGGTCGAGCGGCCGGCCAAGCCGATCGTGTCCAAGTTTGCGGGCTACCAGCAGCAATTCGACCCGGCGGCCAGTGCACAGCACCTGCCGGTGGTCGCATCGCAGCGCGAAGAGGTGCCTGGGCGCGTCGTCTCGGTCGACGTCCCTGTGCCGTCTGTATTTAGCGCCGGGTTTGTGGAGCGCATCAAGGCGCGGATGGAGCACCGtccgctgcgcgagacgcaCGACGACATGGCACACTCTCCGCCGCAGTACCGCTACCTGCTCGACTACGGCTTGAGCGGCCCGTCGATCGACAAGGCGGCGCTGAGCCACGTCGAGCTCACGCCGCGGCTCGAGTCGGGActgccgctcggcgacatCCCCGactcgccggtgcgcctgcgctctGGGCGCCCGTCCGTcccccggcgcgccgactcgCACGACACGGCCAAACTCGTCGTGCCCGACTCGGTCACGACACTCGCGCCCAACATGATCCCCTTCCACTTTATCCACGCACTGACCTCGGCGATGGAGAATGCCCTTGCACTCGACCACGCCGAAGTGCCAGCGATGGCCTCGCTCCTGCCTGGCGTCGCAGAAAAAGACGAGGGGCTCTtgcccgcgtcgccgcccaGCAGCGGCTCGGAGGTGGaagcgtcgagcgacgaggaggagcatGTACACTACATCGACAACcagtcgatgcgcgccatTGCCTACACCGCACAGGCCGTCTCGATCCAGCGCATCCACACCGTGACGCGCCGCTTCTCCGACCCCTACCGCGAGGCGTTTTCGCGCGTGGTGCACGCCTCGGGCTACATGCCCTACCTTCGCGCGCAGGAGCAGGCCcaggcgccgtcgcccatgcgccgcgcatcgcaggcggcgccgatgcgcctTACGCCCTCCGGCTCGCTGTGGAACCTGAGTGCGTacgtcggcaccggcgagcgcggcagcatcgacgcgcagcatcccacgtcgcgccccggcctcgcgcgctccaacacggcgctggcggcgctcgggAACCTGGCGCAGCAGTCCAATAGTCCacgccgtgcgcctgcacgaACCTAG